The Nothobranchius furzeri strain GRZ-AD chromosome 8, NfurGRZ-RIMD1, whole genome shotgun sequence genome includes a region encoding these proteins:
- the ctnna1 gene encoding catenin alpha-1: MTSVNTPNINFKWDPKSLEIRTLAVEKLLQPLVAQVTTLVNSSNKGPSNKKKGRSKKAHVLAASVEKATQNFLEKGEKIAEESQFLKEELTEAVEDVRNQGNSMRQASGEFVEDPCSSVKRGTMVRAARALLSAVTHLLVLADMSDVYKLLVQLKLVEDGMAKVCGAGTEQDLGIQYKALIPEVDKLNHMAAKRQQELKDVQHKDQMAAARGLLQRNVPLLYKATCACLQHPDVAAYKANRDLIYKQLQHAVSGISNAAQATSTEDSALSQPGGAGELAYALNNFDKQIIVDPLAFSEERFRPSLEERLESIISGAALMADSSCTRDDRRERIVAECNSVRQALQDLLSEYMGNAGRKERSDALNTAIDRMTKKTRDLRRQLRKAVMDHVSDSFLETNVPLLVLIEAAKNGNEKEVKEYAQVFREHANKLIEVANLACSISNNEEGVKLVRMAASQLETLCPQVINAALALAAKPHSKVAQDNMDAFKDQWEKQVRVLTDAVDDITSIDDFLCVSENHILEDVNKCVIALQEKDVDGLDRTAGAIRGRAARVVHVVTSEMDNYEPGVYTEKVLEATKLLTNTVMPRFTEQIESAVEALSTNPSQPVDENEFIDASRLVYDGIRDIRKAILMIRTPEELDDSDFETEDFDTRSKTSVQTEDDQRIEGQSARAIMAQLPQEQKAKIAEQVASFQEEKSKLDAEVSKWDDSGNDIIVLAKQMCMIMMEMTDFTRGKGPLKNTSDVISAAKKIAETGSRMDKLGRTIADNCPDSSCKQDLLAYLQRISLYCHQLNICSKVKAEVQNLGGELVVSGLDSAMSLIQAAKNLMNAVVSTVKASYVASTKYQKTKAMESLNMPAISWKMKAPEKKPLVKREKQDDGQTNKVKRSSQKKHVNPVQALSEFKAMESI; encoded by the coding sequence ATGACGAGCGTCAACACTCCCAACATCAACTTTAAATGGGACCCCAAGAGTCTGGAGATCCGGACTCTGGCAGTGGAGAAGCTCCTTCAGCCGCTTGTCGCCCAGGTCACCACTCTGGTCAACTCCAGCAACAAAGGTCCATCTAACAAGAAGAAGGGACGCTCCAAGAAGGCTCATGTTTTGGCTGCTTCAGTGGAGAAGGCCACCCAGAACTTCCTAGAAAAAGGAGAAAAGATTGCAGAAGAAAGTCAGTTCCTCAAGGAAGAGCTGACCGAGGCTGTGGAGGATGTCCGTAACCAAGGTAATTCCATGCGCCAGGCTTCTGGAGAGTTTGTTGAAGACCCCTGCTCCTCTGTGAAGAGGGGCACCATGGTCCGTGCCGCCAGGGCCCTCCTCTCAGCGGTTACACATCTGCTGGTCCTGGCAGACATGTCTGATGTCTACAAACTCCTGGTGCAGCTTAAGCTGGTTGAAGATGGCATGGCTAAAGTGTGCGGCGCTGGAACAGAGCAGGATTTGGGGATCCAGTATAAGGCTTTGATCCCAGAGGTGGACAAGCTGAACCACATGGCTGCTAAGAGGCAGCAGGAGCTAAAGGACGTCCAGCACAAGGACCAAATGGCTGCTGCACGTGGATTGCTCCAAAGGAACGTCCCCTTGCTCTACAAAGCGACCTGTGCCTGCCTGCAGCATCCTGATGTGGCGGCCTACAAGGCTAACCGTGACCTGATCTACAAGCAGCTCCAGCATGCGGTCTCAGGAATCTCCAACGCTGCCCAGGCCACGAGCACCGAAGACTCGGCGCTGAGCCAGCCGGGAGGGGCCGGAGAGCTGGCTTATGCCCTcaacaattttgataaacaaatCATTGTGGACCCCTTGGCATTCAGCGAGGAGCGCTTTCGTCCTTCTCTCGAGGAGCGCCTGGAGAGCATCATCAGCGGAGCTGCACTCATGGCTGACTCTTCCTGCACACGCGATGACCGCAGGGAGCGCATTGTTGCTGAATGCAACTCAGTGCGCCAGGCTCTGCAGGACCTCCTGTCAGAGTACATGGGGAATGCGGGGAGGAAGGAGAGGAGCGACGCTCTGAACACAGCCATCGACAGGATGACGAAGAAGACCAGAGACCTCCGCAGGCAGCTCCGTAAAGCTGTCATGGACCACGTCTCGGACTCGTTCCTGGAGACAAACGTCCCCCTCCTGGTCCTGATCGAAGCCGCGAAGAATGGCAACGAAAAGGAAGTAAAGGAATACGCTCAAGTCTTTCGCGAACACGCCAACAAGCTGATCGAGGTAGCCAACCTGGCGTGCTCCATTTCCAATAATGAAGAGGGGGTTAAACTGGTGCGCATGGCAGCATCCCAGCTGGAAACCCTGTGCCCCCAGGTGATCAACGCAGCGCTGGCCCTTGCTGCCAAGCCCCACAGTAAGGTGGCCCAGGACAACATGGACGCATTCAAAGATCAGTGGGAGAAGCAGGTCCGTGTCCTCACTGATGCTGTTGATGACATAACATCAATCGATGACTTCCTTTGTGTGTCTGAGAACCACATCCTAGAGGACGTGAATAAGTGTGTCATCGCGCTTCAAGAGAAGGATGTTGACGGTCTGGATCGCACCGCCGGCGCTATTCGAGGCCGGGCCGCCAGAGTCGTTCATGTTGTCACTTCTGAGATGGACAACTATGAACCGGGGGTCTACACGGAGAAGGTTCTGGAGGCCACCAAGCTCCTGACCAACACGGTCATGCCACGGTTCACCGAACAAATCGAGTCTGCGGTTGAGGCCCTAAGCACAAACCCCTCTCAGCCTGTGGACGAGAACGAGTTCATCGATGCGTCTCGTCTGGTGTACGACGGCATTCGGGACATACGCAAGGCTATCCTCATGATCAGAACTCCAGAAGAACTGGACGATTCAGACTTTGAGACCGAAGACTTTGACACACGCAGCAAAACCAGCGTGCAGACCGAGGACGACCAGCGCATTGAGGGCCAAAGCGCACGCGCCATCATGGCTCAGCTGCCGCAGGAGCAGAAAGCAAAGATCGCTGAACAGGTGGCTAGCTTCCAGGAGGAGAAGAGCAAGCTGGACGCAGAGGTGTCCAAGTGGGATGACAGCGGCAATGACATCATCGTGTTAGCCAAGCAGATGTGCATGATCATGATGGAGATGACGGACTTCACCAGGGGAAAGGGGCCACTGAAGAACACGTCTGATGTCATCAGTGCTGCCAAAAAAATAGCCGAGACCGGATCAAGAATGGACAAACTGGGCCGCACCATTGCCGACAATTGTCCCGACTCATCCTGCAAGCAGGACCTGCTGGCCTACCTGCAGCGTATCTCCTTGTATTGCCATCAGCTCAACATCTGCAGCAAAGTCAAAGCGGAGGTCCAGAACCTGGGAGGAGAACTGGTCGTCTCTGGGCTGGACAGCGCCATGTCTCTGATTCAGGCTGCAAAGAACCTGATGAACGCCGTGGTGTCCACAGTGAAGGCATCTTACGTGGCTTCCACCAAATACCAGAAGACCAAGGCCATGGAGTCCCTCAACATGCCGGCCATCTCCTGGAAGATGAAAGCTCCCGAGAAGAAGCCTCTGGTTAAGAGAGAGAAGCAGGACGACGGGCAGACCAACAAGGTCAAGAGGTCTTCTCAGAAGAAGCACGTGAACCCTGTGCAGGCTCTGAGCGAGTTCAAAGCCATGGAGAGCATCTAG